From the Pungitius pungitius chromosome 6, fPunPun2.1, whole genome shotgun sequence genome, one window contains:
- the wash1 gene encoding WASH complex subunit 1, with protein MVMMTQKQCLEGQVYSVPLIQSDLRREEAVHQIADALLYLETISTDIFRRVSDSVEKNRRQLQSVTDRIRLAQARVDKIKGSKKATKVFSSAKYPAPDRLRDYSSIFIEATDPSSQTRPRQRIQNKLRPFDETALQEKLMYFPVCVSKKKKSEDETEEGLGSLPRNISSVSSLLLFNTTENLYKKYVFLDPLAGAVTKTHRTLETEKEEKPFDAPLSITKREQLDRQTAESYFYVPDLGQVPEIDVPSYLPDLPGIADDLSYSADLGPGFAPSGPTHNIPDLPTFIEESDAHASPLQPIVPPPPPPPPPPPEPALAPAIPAGAPPPPPPPPPPPVDSPTRVSQAPNSGPVSSAPSRVVEPSDGRANLLESIRNAGGIGKAQLRNVKERKMEKKKQKEQEQAVGAASSSGDFMSDLFNKLSMRRKGISGKGPAGGESGKTPAPGTGGAFARMSDVIPPLPSPHVTTDDDDWEA; from the exons ATGGTTAT GATGACCCAGAAGCAGTGCCTGGAGGGCCAGGTGTACTCTGTGCCTCTCATCCAGTCAgacctgaggagagaggaggctgtCCATCAGATAGCGGATGCATTACTCTACCTGGAGACCATTTCTACAGATATTTTCAGAAG GGTGTCTGACAGTGTGGAGAAGAACCGACGCCAGCTGCAGAGTGTTACTGACAGGATCAGATTAGCTCAGGCCCGTGTCGACAAGATCAAAGGCAGTAAGAAGGCCACCAAG GTTTTCTCCAGTGCTAAGTACCCGGCTCCGGATCGCCTTCGGGATTACTCGTCGATTTTTATTGAAGCTACAGACCCCTCGTCACAAACTCGCCCCCGACAAAGGATACAGAATAAACTTCGACCCTTTGATGAGACGGCTTTGCAG GAGAAATTGATGTATTtcccagtgtgtgtgagcaaaaAGAAGAAGTCTGAGGATGAGACAGAGGAGGGACTTGGCAGTCTGCCACGCAACATCTCGTCTGTCAGCTCCCTGTTGCTCTTTAATACTACAGAGAACCT TTATAAGAAGTATGTGTTCCTCGATCCTCTGGCCGGCGcagtaacaaaaacacacagaacactagagacagagaaagaagagaagccgTTTGATGCACCGTTGTCCATCACGAAGAGGGAACAGTTGGATAGACAG ACGGCAGAGTCTTATTTCTATGTGCCAGACCTGGGTCAGGTGCCAGAAATAGATGTGCCATCTTATCTGCCTGACCTTCCAGGCATCGCAGACGACCTCTCCTACAGCGCAGACCTTGGACCCGGCTTTGCCCCATCAGGACCCACACACAATATCCCCGATCTGCCCACTTTCATTGAAGAGAGCGATGCacatg CCTCTCCGCTCCAACCCATCgttccacctcctccaccacctcccccccctcctcccgagcCAGCCCTCGCTCCTGCCATTCCTGCAGGAgcacccccgcctccccctccgcctcccccacctcctGTCGACAGCCCCACGCGGGTCTCTCAGGCGCCAAACTCAG gccCTGTGTCTAGTGCTCCCAGCCGGGTGGTCGAGCCGTCAGACGGCCGTGCCAATCTCCTCGAGTCCATCCGCAACGCCGGCGGCATCGGCAAGGCCCAGTTACGCAATGTCAAAGAGCGCaaaatggagaagaagaaacagaaggagCAAGAGCAAG CAGTGGGAGCTGCATCTAGTAGTGGAGACTTTATGTCTGATCTCTTCAACAAACTCTCCATGCGAAGGAAAG GCATATCTGGTAAGGGTCCAGCTGGTGGAGAGTCGGGCAAAACTCCAGCTCCAGGTACTGGCGGTGCATTCGCCAGGATGTCTGATGTCATCCCACCACTTCCTTCTCCACATGTGACAACAGACGACGATGACTGGGAGGCATAA
- the ddx11 gene encoding ATP-dependent DNA helicase DDX11, translated as MENGRAQFPFPYQPYDIQEQFMQALYSVLEQGKVGIFESPTGTGKSLSLICGALSWLTDHEEESRQKAAALLHEGELVLSTSTAPSSTTSCSAEPDWITDFVQKKAERDLVSKLKEEELKRKKREERLEMIRNNVQLKYAMKRKSSDDEEAFKLLKLSKEEDTETQGDQEDEELIVAEYESDDESKTRTRFCGADDDTDDELVEEHVNKIYYCSRTHSQLAQFVHEVQKSPFSKEISLVTLGSRQNLCINEEVRRLGSSQRINDRCMEMQKNKHGEKPHDEERVKRKRGPAKSVCPYNKASALQHMRDNVLGTVHDIEQMLKLGRETHSCPYYAARLAVPPAQLVVLPYQMLLHEATRRAAGVKLKGQVVIIDEAHNLSDTLSCIHSAELTGAQLCRAYSQLAQYGDRYKSRLKAKNVMYIKQILFVMEGLVRALGGKVGQNPQSQTTLTGTELHTINNFLFKAQIDNINLFKLQRYFEKSMISRKLGGFVEKYAGSGVSVHTPSRTNRENRRTEGLNRYLQTLQSTQINAPVPPADQQGSEAEKVLATSPMMQVEGFFMALTNSNTDGRVLVHKQGTLSESSIKFLLLNPAVHFAQVLKQCRAVVIAGGTMQPVSDFKQELLLSAGVGEERITEFSCGHVIPPENILPLVLCSGPSGQELDFTFQNRDSPRMMDETGRILSNVCNVVPGGVVCFFPSYEYSRRIVSHWEASGALTRLANKKKIFQEPKKSNQVEQVLNEFSRCIQRSAVDAGGLTGALLFSVVGGKMSEGINFSDDLGRCVVMVGMPYPNIKSPELQEKMSYLDKHLPHSGGRSPGQALIENLCMKAVNQSMGRAIRHRGDYSCIVMCDRRYSRPATLAKLPTWIRNRTSTHTTFGPAFAALRKFFLEKKHKQV; from the exons ATGGAGAATGGCAGGGCCCAATTTCCATTTCCCTACCAGCCCTATGACATCCAGGAGCAGTTCATGCAGGCTCTGTACAGTGTACTTGAACAGGGCAAAGTTGGAATCTTTGAAAGTCCGACTGGAACG GGCAAGTCTCTGAGTTTAATCTGTGGAGCGCTGAGCTGGCTCACAGACCACGAGGAGGAGAGTCGACAGAAGGCAGCTGCCCTGCTGCATGAAGGAGAATTGGTTCTTTCCACTTCTACTGCTCCGTCCTCCACTACGAGCTGCTCAGCGGAGCCCGACTGGATCACGGATTTTGTTCAAAAAAAGGCAGAACGTGACTTGGTGTCCAAACTGAAG GAAGAAGaattgaaaagaaagaagagggaaGAACGCTTAGAAATGATCAGGAATAACGTTCAACTCAAGTatgcaatgaaaagaaaa AGCTCTGACGATGAAGAGGCGTTCAAATTGCTTAAGCTCAGTAAGGAGGAGGACACCGAGACACAAGGCGATCAAGAGGACGAGGAGCTTATCGTTGCAGAATATGAGAGCGATGACGAGTCAAAGACCAGGACCAG ATTTTGTGGCGCTGACGACGACACAGACGACGAGCTGGTTGAAGAACATGTTAATAAG ATTTACTACTGCAGCCGCACTCACTCCCAGCTGGCCCAGTTTGTCCACGAGGTTCAAAAGAGCCCCTTCAGCAAGGAAATCAGTCTGGTTACACTGGGCTCACGGCAG AATCTGTGCATCAACGAAGAAGTGCGTCGCCTGGGCAGCAGCCAGCGCATTAACGACCGCTGCATGgagatgcagaaaaacaaacacg GAGAGAAGCCGCATGATGAAGAGCGTGTAAAACGTAAGCGAGGCCCAGCCAAGAGCGTGTGTCCCTACAATAAAGCTTCAGCCCTGCAGCACATGCGGGACAACGTTCTGGGGACAGTCCACGATATTGAGCAGATGCTGAAGCTGGGCAGAGAGACGCATTCGTGTCCCTACTACGCCGCACGCCTCGCCGTTCCCCCTGCACAG TTGGTGGTGTTGCCCTATCAGATGTTGCTTCATGAAGCCACAAGAAGGGCAGCGGGGGTCAAGCTGAAGGGACAG gtGGTGATTATAGATGAAGCTCACAATCTTAGTGACACACTGTCCTGTATACACAGCGCAGAGCTTACTGGAGCGCAG CTTTGCCGTGCCTACTCGCAGCTCGCCCAGTACGGCGATCGCTACAA GAGCAGACTGAAGGCAAAGAACGTGATGTACATCAAACAGATTCTATTTGTGATGGAGGGGCTTGTCCGGGCGCTCGGAG GTAAAGTGGGGCAGAATCCACAGAGCCAGACTACACTAACAG gAACTGAACTGCACACCATCAACAACTTCCTCTTTAAGGCTCAGATTGACAATATAAACTTGTTTAAG TTACAGAGATACTTTGAGAAGAGCATGATAAGCAGAAAA CTAGGAGGCTTTGTGGAGAAGTACGCAGGATCAGGTGTGAGTGTGCACACTCCGAGCCGCACCAACAGGGAGAACCGACGCACAGAGGGTCTGAACCGCTACCTTCAAACACTGCAGAGCACCCAAATCAATGCGCCAG TTCCTCCGGCGGACCAGCAGGGGTCAGAGGCAGAGAAAGTACTGGCCACGTCTCCAATGATGCAGGTGGAGGGTTTCTTCATGGCTCTCACCAACAGCAACACCGATGGTAGAGTGTTAGTGCACAAACaag GTACTTTGTCAGAGAGCAGCATCAAGTTCCTGCTGTTGAATCCAGCGGTCCACTTCGCCCAGGTGCTGAAGCAGTGCAGAGCCGTCGTCATCGCAGGAGGAACCATGCAGCCT GTTTCAGACTTCAAACAAGAGCTACTCCTTTCTGCTGGCGTGGGGGAAGAGCGCATCACCGAGTTTTCCTGTG GTCACGTCATTCCTCCCGAAAACATTCTTCCTCTCGTCTTGTGCAGCGGTCCCTCTGGTCAGGAGCTGGATTTTACGTTCCAAAACAGAGACTCCCCACGCATG ATGGACGAGACGGGGCGCATCCTGTCAAACGTCTGTAACGTGGTCCCAGGTGGAGTCGTGTGCTTCTTCCCTTCCTACGAGTACTCGAGGCGCATCGTTTCTCACTGGGAGGCCAGTGGGGCTCTGACTCGTTTGGCAAACAAAAAGAAG ATCTTCCAGGAGCCCAAGAAATCAAACCAGGTAGAGCAGGTGCTGAACGAGTTCTCCCGCTGTATCCAG AGGAGCGCTGTGGATGCTGGAGGGCTCACAGGAGCTTTGCTGTTCTCTGTTGTCGGAGGAAAGATGAGCGAGGGCATCAATTTCTCCGATGACCTgggcag GTGTGTGGTGATGGTGGGAATGCCGTATCCCAACATCAAATCCCCAGAGTTGCAGGAAAAGATGTCCTATCTGGACAAACACCTG CCTCACAGTGGAGGGAGGAGCCCTGGACAAGCACTCATAGAGAACCTCTGCATGAAGGCTGTCAATCAATCCATGG GACGAGCTATTCGTCACCGAGGAGACTATTCCTGCATTGTGATGTGTGACCGACGATACTCTCGACCCGCTACACTCGCTAAGCTTCCAACGTGGATCAGAAACCGCACAAGCACACATACAACCTTTGGCCCTGCTTTTGCTGCCTTGCGGAAG TTCTTCCTGGAGAAGAAGCACAAGCAAGTGTAG